In Triticum dicoccoides isolate Atlit2015 ecotype Zavitan unplaced genomic scaffold, WEW_v2.0 scaffold232562, whole genome shotgun sequence, the genomic window GATTTTCCCTTctatgtttttcttttcaaaatttgagtagTTGGATTAGTTATCTGGCATACGGATGAGAAGTCTAGTATTGATTAGAGCCGAATGCCTATAAGAGATAAATATCCTCTGCAGAGCCGCGTGGTTGTTTCTAGTATATATATAGGACCATTAGATCAGAGTCGCATGACCACTAGATCAGGCGCAGCACTGGACCTGGAACCCCGATGCAACGGGCACCGCCGCCGTGACTGATAGATCCCGGCAGCAATGGGCACTAGCACCTACGTAAGCCGTGCACGGAGCATCAAACACACCATACTGACGCGCCCACAAGCCTCGACACAAGCGACACCGCTCGCGCGAGGCGACGCCACTATGCCCGCGAGCAATCCTGCTCCCAAAGCTCCGCACCCCCAAGCTTCCATCTAGTGTATTGTCATTCCATTAAGGAATGATTGTAATAACCTTATAATCTTTTAATATATATAGGAGGTGTTCAGGAAAAAATTAACTTGTCAGCCTACCGTGCATCGTCATTCCTTTCCTGAAGAGCAGTTTTAAcatgctctctctttccctctattTTCGCATGTGAAAGATCTGAGCCGTTGATCTCATCAATTAGTGGTCGGattaactcttaccttcttacctcACATGTAAAAGCAATGGGTAAGAGGGAGAATGCTAAAATTTTGCCTTTCCTGAATGCCTCCGTAGTAGCAGAGGGGATGGGAAAAACAAACGCAGTCACAGAGAGAGAGAACAGATAAGAGAAGGACGGGTGTGGTGGGGAGGAGAAAAATGGAGCGGATGGAAAAGACTTGGGATAAGAGAGAGTGACGGTTGGTGGAGTATCCCTATCGGACATGAGGACTTAATCAAAGGCGGATCGAAGCAAACGATTTCCCATTGTTTTTCCCCTTTTCCCACGTGCGCTGTCGCCGAGCTGCCGACTTcttcttgccttcctccttgccgtCCTGCCCTCTCAACACGGCGACCTCGCAGCACTGGAGCCGTCCTATCTTCCATCCTTGAGCTTCTGCAATCAGCTTGGATGGTGGTgtcgtgtgctacctgttagaggGCTCTGCAAGGGTACGTACTTACGCCATatgccctcctctgctctctctttgTTTAGTCTAGGATTAAATCGTGGATCTAGAGCTGTCATACAACCGATTTGGTCGCTGGTGATAGTGGGAACCTCAGCTCTTTGCAGGCAGAGAGAGAGATTTGGCTTGCTCTCTGCTCCAAATATCTGCTGGTCCTGATTGTGCTCTAGTATTCATCATTCTCGCCTTTGGGAGTCATCATTTTCCTATGCACATTCATAACGGTCTACCATATCTAAACAAACATCTTTGCATCTTTTTTAATATGCCAAAATCACTTGTcgcagctccagtttgtgtttcaaAGAGACTCCTGCATACAGTACAAGGCCAAATCTCCAGCAGGTACGCACTTCCTCACTACCAATCTCTGCGTGCCTGTCTCAAGCAATCTAATTTTACCATGTTCTAGTTCTCAATGTCGGCCGAAACTGTGCTGGAGCGTATACTCAACCGAGATGAGGAACCCAGGGATCTGCCATTAGCACTCTTGCAGCACATCACAAAACATTTCTGTGAGGAGAACAAAATCGGTCAGGGTGGATTCGGAGAGGTCTACAAGGTACAGTTTACCATTTACTAAAACTCAAATATCTCAAGTCAGGTCAAATTTCACTACTACTGTTTTCGTTAAGAAAAAAGTCAGGTCAAAAATAGAAGCAGAACTTGGCCACTCTGTTCTGTTATTGTAGGGCTGAGCATCATCTAAATGCTGACCAACAGGGTGAACTCAGAAACGGGATTGTTGTTGCTGTCAAGAGGATTGATGTTAATCAAATCACAATTGATGACGTATCATTTCGCCGTGAGTTTAATAGCCTGATGAACACCAACCATCAAAATGTTGTCCGGTTTCTTGGCTTTTGTTCTAATACACATCATATACCGAGAAAAGAGGCTAGAGAAATTAACCTTGTCAACGTAAGAGAAAGAATTCTCTGTTTTGAGTACATCGGCAATGGAAGTCTTGATAAGCATATTACTGGTAAGATCTTATTGCAATTAACGCAGCTCCTCTTTTCTACTTCTAAACCCTAGTGGCAGTCTTGAATTTAAGTTGCTCTATCATTGCTAGTTATGTAGTTTAACATAACTTCTTACTTTTTGTGTATTTATTATTCTACAGATGAATTAAGGGGGCTTGAATGGGAACCACGGTATGAAATAATCGCTGGAATATGCAAGGGTCTGCTTTATCTTCATGAGCAAAAAAAAATTATTCATATGGATCTTAAACCACCAAATATATTACTTGATGATCATAAGGTTCC contains:
- the LOC119345391 gene encoding cysteine-rich receptor-like protein kinase 26; translated protein: MSAETVLERILNRDEEPRDLPLALLQHITKHFCEENKIGQGGFGEVYKGELRNGIVVAVKRIDVNQITIDDVSFRREFNSLMNTNHQNVVRFLGFCSNTHHIPRKEAREINLVNVRERILCFEYIGNGSLDKHITDELRGLEWEPRYEIIAGICKGLLYLHEQKKIIHMDLKPPNILLDDHKVPKITDFGLSRSNDKSHTMGHRFGTAGYIAPEYEKDGKTSFKCDIYSLGVIITELATGCKTVPDKNN